The following is a genomic window from Abyssicoccus albus.
CACTCCGTACTATAATTAATGATGGTTGACTGCGCCTTTAGTATACCACGATTTTACTCCAGACGTAGCACCGCTATTCAATTTCGTCACTTCGCCCCACAAACGTCCTTTTTGGTTCGCAGAACTAAATCCGATTCCCGTCTCTTTCTTTCCGACAGGAGCGAAGAAGTATGCCGTAGAAGAACCTTTCGTAGAATACTTAAATCGAATCCACCAGTATCCGTCTTTATAGAACAAGTGGTCGAAGTTTACCCAATCGCCTTTACGTAGGTAACTATTCGAAGGAACTTTCTTCGACTTCAATGACGGATAACCTCTACGTACTACAATCGAACTATTCGACGTAAATGTTCCCGACCAATCCCAATCTGTATTCGGTTTCTTTGGCTCGGACTTCGGCTTGACTACCGTTAGTTTCTGTCCGATTTGTAATACGTTACTACGTAAGTTATTCAACGACTTCAATTGCGAAACAGTAATTCCGTGGTCGTTTGCGATACCCCACAACGTATCTCCTTTACGGACAATATACGTATTACGTTGCTTCTTAACTTTCTTCGTTACTTGTTTCGAAGTCTTCTTATCGCCATTGATTTCGTCCATCTTACGTTGGATCAAACGCAAGAAATCTCTCCACGAGTTTGTCGATAACATTTTGTGCGGACAGTACTTACCGCTCCAATCTTCGTGCTTACGTACTCTATCGACACCCCAACCGTATTGAGTTAATACGTGAGCAATGTATGTCGCAGCATTGTCTTCGGCTTGTTTGTATCGCTCTGACTTCGAACCATTATAACCGTTATCCATAGAGTAACAAATCTCGACACCAATGCTCGTTCTATTCCCCGTTAAGTTTCCTGCGTGCCAAGCGTTACGGTTGAACGGAATCAATTGTACGACTTCTTTATCGTCTACTGCGACGTGGTATGACGTATAATTGTTGTTCGAGTTCATGTACGAAGCCTCGCCTCTTGCTCTCGCCGTATTAGCCGTATTGTGTACGGTAATTGTTGTCGGCTTCATAGGGTACGTTGCTTTAATCGCCCACTTCGACTTTGGCGTCCACATATTAACGATTTTATAACTCATCGTCTTCCACCTCCACGATTTCATCGGCAGCTAATCCGACAATCTGTTCTTCGTCTTCTTCTTCGTAATCAAACTCATCAGATTGTAATTCGGCTAACTCTTCTTCGGTAATTCCGTCGAATCTTTCGTTACTTAAATCCTTGCTCATATTACGAGTCTCCTTTCAATTCTTCTTCCTCGTCAACTTGGCGCTCTACTTTTTCGATTTGTCTACTCGTCAACTTATCACGCTTTAATTGTTTCGTGATCTCCGTACCAATAGCGCCCTCTTTCGTTGTGTCGTTGTTCTTAAATGCGGCATAAGCAGAAGCGCCTACCGTGAATAAGAACGTCAATGTTTGTTCGAGTTGTACTTCGTCATACTCTAACGGTTCTTTTCCGAATAGAACTAATCCCGTACTGATTAACGAAACTGCGAGTAGGATAAATCGAATCCATGTTCCTTTGTTTTGTGGCATTTATATCGACCCTTTCATTGATTAATTTCTATTAAAAAGGACGACCCGTTAAGGTCGCCCGTATACTTTTTTCTAACTACAATTTCCGAACCACCAACACGTCAACCATGTTGCGCCTAATACGAATTCAAACATACGTAACACCTCCTTTATCAAAGTTATAATCCGAACCATTGTTGGAGTAGTGCTATAACCATACTCGTAATAACGGTTCCGATTAAACCTAATAACCAGAACTTTATTTTACGCATATTCTCTTCCGACTTTTTCTGTTCTTGCTTACGCCTTTCTTTCTCCTCGTCTCTCTCACGGTTTATTAGATCGAGTGTGAAGTCCATTTTCTGATTCGTAAGTTCTTGCGAATGTTGACCCGAACGTATTTGTTCTAACGACGCATAAACTCGATTGATTTGTTCGGCGGACTTCTTTTCAGTCTCATCAATACGTTCGTAGATTCGTTCGAACTTTTTGTCGTTCTCTGCGTCTTTTTCTTCCAACCTTTTAATACGTTGGTTATGCTGTTCTACCACCATTTCATCGCAACACCTCTAACGTTTATTCTATCTATATATTAAGCATTTGTTGATTCGTCCGTTGCTTCCTCTGACGTTTCTGACTCTCCATATAAATCATTAACGATTGCTTGATATTCTTCTGGTAAGTTCGTAACAACATGAGTGCTATTTTCTACGTCTTGGACTATATAGCAATGAAAGTCATATTCAAAAGCCTCATATAAAGCATTTAAAAAGTTCATCAACTTACCTGCTTGCGTTTGGTCTACGATACCCATACCGTCCTTTTGGTCTTGTTCTCTGAATAAACCGTTATAATCATTCATAGAAATATATCTCACTTGCTTATCTCTCAAACCTACCTTCGCTACATAAAATACGATTTCTTGACTTGTTACATTTGCCATACTATCTACTCCCTTTTTTTCAATTTGGGCAATGCTTACTCAACATCGCCCTGTTTATTTTTTAATTGTTCGTTTTCTTTCTGTAAATCATCGACCATAGCTTTTAGTCTTGCGTTCTCTAAATTCTTTTGAGCTAGTTCTTGCGCTAAAATTTGTTCTGATTTTTCAAAGTTAATATCCATTAGTTAGCCTCCTTTATTAACGTTCTAGTGCGGAAACTCTAGTCGCTAAACTTCTAATTTGTTCTCTAAGACCGTTACTAGCGTTAATACTATCGTATGCCGATTCAGCTCTGTTTATTGTTTGTTTAATACTGAATAATCCACCACGAACAAAATAAACATCATTTCTGGTGAATCTAAATCCTGCACCCGTAGTATCACCGTTATCAAACCTTAATTCAGTATCACCTGACAGATTGGTAAATCTTAACCTGTTTATTCTCCAACTATAAATACTATGGAATGGTGTATTGCTTCCACCAAGCACGTAATTATCTGCACTTGATGGTGGTCTGAACCGTGCATATCGACTAGAATCAGAATTCTCAAAATCGAACTTGAAATACATATCATTTGGCTCATTTCCGCTTCCGATTTCAACGTTAGTACCAGTCAATCTAGCGTCATTACTTCCGCCTCCAATTCTAAGTCCTGCAAAACCTTCATCGTTCACACGTATTGTACCGTCAATATTATAATGACCTCCGCCAAAATATGCGACATTACTTCCGTTTGATAAGCCTGTCATACCAAAACCGACGATAACATCTCTATCATCTCGTGTGGTTGATGGGTAAATCATTCTGAACATATTATCAGAGTCATAAAAATCAATTGTAGAATTACCAAAAAACTCTAAATGGTTTTTATTTAAGTCAAATTTCATCGTGTTGTCTAAACTCCGCAACACTCCACCAGTTATCCTGTCGGCACTTAAATCAATCGACTTTATATCTCGTATAAACGCTGATTTAGATGTCAACTTATCAATAAACGCCGAATTAGACGTTATTCTATCGAACAACGCATTATCGACTTGCAACCATTCTGATTTAAGGATATTCGTTTCCATGATTTCCGATGAAACGCTCTTTAAATCTGCATGAACAGCACTGATTGCTTTCGTCTTAATGTCGTTCGCAAATATACTGTTCGCTGATATCTTATTAACCAATGCGCTATCCACTTTCAACTTACTTGCGTCAACAACTTCTGATTTAAGCATATTCGTATCAATAATATTCGATGTCAAATACGCAGTTGTGACACTTGCGAAGTCTGCTCTAACTGCTTTGATTGCCTCCGATGTAATCGTGTTTTTAACCGTTAAGTTATTCGACACATCGACATTATCGCCGATTAATGCTAGTCCGTCTTTATTACCTACGATAGCACTTGCGAATGTGTCTCCACCGACTTTTGTTGTTCCAATGCTAAAGC
Proteins encoded in this region:
- a CDS encoding N-acetylmuramoyl-L-alanine amidase, with the translated sequence MSYKIVNMWTPKSKWAIKATYPMKPTTITVHNTANTARARGEASYMNSNNNYTSYHVAVDDKEVVQLIPFNRNAWHAGNLTGNRTSIGVEICYSMDNGYNGSKSERYKQAEDNAATYIAHVLTQYGWGVDRVRKHEDWSGKYCPHKMLSTNSWRDFLRLIQRKMDEINGDKKTSKQVTKKVKKQRNTYIVRKGDTLWGIANDHGITVSQLKSLNNLRSNVLQIGQKLTVVKPKSEPKKPNTDWDWSGTFTSNSSIVVRRGYPSLKSKKVPSNSYLRKGDWVNFDHLFYKDGYWWIRFKYSTKGSSTAYFFAPVGKKETGIGFSSANQKGRLWGEVTKLNSGATSGVKSWYTKGAVNHH
- a CDS encoding phage holin gives rise to the protein MPQNKGTWIRFILLAVSLISTGLVLFGKEPLEYDEVQLEQTLTFLFTVGASAYAAFKNNDTTKEGAIGTEITKQLKRDKLTSRQIEKVERQVDEEEELKGDS
- a CDS encoding DUF2951 family protein → MVVEQHNQRIKRLEEKDAENDKKFERIYERIDETEKKSAEQINRVYASLEQIRSGQHSQELTNQKMDFTLDLINRERDEEKERRKQEQKKSEENMRKIKFWLLGLIGTVITSMVIALLQQWFGL